One segment of Cryptomeria japonica unplaced genomic scaffold, Sugi_1.0 HiC_scaffold_252, whole genome shotgun sequence DNA contains the following:
- the LOC131074755 gene encoding berberine bridge enzyme-like D-2, whose protein sequence is MADKVVTWSHMSEMKSPIKLEFPKGGCGFSNALFCVYFLKVTRSQVLAANRTHHTVSIIPHGHVLIGHGQVTRHVDIAFSRLRSFSVKNSRHSPEMAKVMIGNNPQVDKGNANFNGLFECFKKGGLTDFIQCPEYISTLDFSAQNLRYREPQIRNPDFIFIPDDKCQLQQFVFLLLNDIWMNGQRIKCPWEIRVRCGGHSYEGLSYTADAPFVLIDLQKLNKVTVDEKSETAWVEGGATLGEVYSAIAESSPELAFPAGICHTVGSGGHFAGGGLGFLSRKYGLSVDNVLDALLINGSGEMVNRIQMGEDVFWALRGGGGGSWGVVCAWKIRLVAVPPVLTAFKVLKYGTDTVTETVNRWQYVAPKLEDNIFMQVKVDFNERKVIRALFEGTYLGCQNELVHKIAQSFPELELESANCEEMSWIKTIAYFENNIPISELTNRYYYKKSYFKVKSDFANVPLPESALRELWSRMAKEPCVYTIFFPLGGEMDRILSDARPFPQRAGTLFSIHYNISWTESGEDDYYLKWMRDLYKYMEPYVSHCPRAAYVNFLDLDLGTGHDSVEEARVWGEKYFGANFDRLVEAKTQVDPANNFNNPQSIPPRCDYNIKKCVDIKGSS, encoded by the exons ATGGCTGATAAAGTTGTCACGTGGAGTCACATGTCTGAGATGAAGTCGCCGATCAAACTCG AATTCCCCAAAGGAGGTTGTGGTTTCAGCAATGCACTGTTTTGTGTCTACTTTCTCAAAGTCACGCGGTCTCAGGTGTTGGCTGCAAACAGAACACACCACACCGTTAGCATAATTCCTCATGGTCACGTGCTCATAGGGCATGGACAGGTGACAAGGCATGTGGACATCGCTTTCAGCAGG TTGAGGAGTTTTTCCGTAAAGAATTCGAGACATTCTCCAGAGATGGCAAAGGTTATGATCGGTAACAATCCTCAAGTGGACAAAGGGAATGCAAATTTTAATggattgtttgaatgttttaaaAAAGGTGGCTTAACAGACTTTATACAGTGTCCCGAGTATATTTCTACACTTGATTTTTCTGCGCAGAACCTTCGATACAGAGAACCTCAAATACGCAATCCTGACTTTATCTTTATTCCCGACGACAAATGCCAGCTGCAACAATTTGTGTTTCTACTATTAAATGATATTTGGATGAATGGTCAAAG GATAAAATGCCCATGGGAGATTCGTGTTCGATGTGGAGGGCACAGCTACGAGGGGCTTTCCTACACTGCGGACGCTCCTTTCGTGCTTATCGATCTTCAAAAGCTGAACAAAGTCACTGTGGACGAGAAATCAGAGACGGCCTGGGTAGAAGGAGGCGCCACGTTAGGTGAAGTTTATTCTGCTATAGCAGAAAGCTCGCCTGAGCTCGCGTTTCCTGCAGGAATTTGCCACACTGTGGGCTCCGGTGGTCATTTCGCAGGTGGGGGGCTGGGTTTTCTGTCGAGAAAGTACGGCCTTTCAGTTGACAATGTGTTGGACGCCCTCCTGATAAATGGGTCAGGGGAGATGGTGAATAGAATCCAAATGGGCGAAGATGTGTTTTGGGCCCTGAGAGGAGGCGGCGGTGGCAGCTGGGGAGTTGTTTGTGCCTGGAAAATCCGGTTGGTGGCGGTGCCTCCAGTTTTAACAGCCTTCAAAGTGTTGAAATATGGTACAGATACTGTCACGGAGACCGTGAACAGATGGCAATATGTTGCTCCCAAATTGGAGGACAACATCTTCATGCAAGTAAAGGTCGACTTTAACGAGAGAAAAGTAATCAGAGCCTTGTTCGAAGGAACATACCTTGGGTGTCAGAACGAGCTGGTGCATAAAATTGCGCAGAGCTTCCCAGAGCTTGAACTGGAGTCGGCAAATTGTGAAGAAATGAGTTGGATAAAGACAATTGCCTACTTCGAGAACAACATCCCAATCAGTGAATTAACTAACAGGTATTATTACAAGAAGAGCTACTTCAAAGTGAAGTCAGATTTCGCCAATGTCCCTCTTCCAGAGTCTGCGCTGAGAGAACTGTGGAGCAGAATGGCAAAAGAGCCGTGTGTGTATACAATTTTCTTTCCCTTGGGAGGGGAGATGGACAGGATACTCTCCGATGCGAGGCCGTTTCCTCAGCGAGCTGGGACATTGTTCAGCATACACTACAACATATCCTGGACTGAGAGTGGTGAAGATGATTACTACCTTAAGTGGATGAGGGATCTTTATAAATACATGGAACCTTATGTCTCCCATTGTCCCAGGGCTGCATACGTGAACTTTCTTGACCTTGATCTGGGCACTGGCCACGATTCCGTTGAAGAGGCCAGAGTTTGGGGTGAAAAGTATTTTGGTGCAAATTTCGATAGGCTTGTTGAAGCTAAAACGCAGGTGGATCCCGCTAACAACTTCAATAATCCTCAGAGCATTCCTCCTAGGTGTGATTATAATATTAAGAAATGTGTTGACATAAAAGGAAGCTCCTAA
- the LOC131074756 gene encoding berberine bridge enzyme-like D-2 has product MAKFCMLLILLIAVCSTSASSKSAKSEDGEGLLSCLHASGLTNVTTVSSSASEFYSLLNFSAQNLRFTETQTPRPYVIIIPESQSQLEQSVVCSIQRGWEVRVRSGGHSYEGLSYTSDVPFVLIDLLKLNKIKVDVKSKTAWVQTGATLGEVYSAIANSSPNLAFPAGVCHTVGSGGHIAGGGLSFLSRKYGLAADNVLDALLINASGKVMDKNTMGKDVFWALRGGGGGSWGVVYAWKLQLVSVPTILTAFTVLKTGADNVTEAVHRWQYVGPQMEEDIFMRVQFFGIKVNNSTTIRASFHGIYLGRQTELVTKMGKIFPELGMVTAHCKEMKWIETIGNFDSINVSQMTNRYYTNKVFFKIKSDFGKKPLTKAALRGLWSIMEEEVSAYAIFSPLGGIMNMIPSTALPFPQRKGTLFDVQYKVTWTNKSEDDHYIEWMRKLHKYMKPYVSHSPRASYVNYLDLDLGSAFNGSASVEKARAWGDKYFHHNYNRLVRAKTQVDPMNYFRNSQSIPPLAN; this is encoded by the coding sequence ATGGCAAAGTTTTGTATGCTTTTGATTTTGCTTATCGCAGTCTGCAGCACTTCAGCATCTTCTAAATCTGCCAAAAGTGAGGATGGTGAAGGATTATTGTCATGCTTGCATGCCAGCGGCCTAACAAACGTTACAACCGTCTCCTCCTCTGCTTCTGAGTTTTATTCTCTGCTGAATTTCTCCGCCCAAAATCTTCGATTCACAGAAACTCAGACACCCAGGCCTTATGTTATCATTATTCCTGAAAGCCAAAGCCAATTGGAGCAATCCGTGGTGTGCAGCATACAACGCGGATGGGAGGTTCGTGTGAGAAGCGGAGGACATAGCTATGAGGGGCTCTCCTACACCTCGGACGTGCCATTCGTGCTCATCGATTTGCTGAAACTCAACAAAATCAAAGTGGATGTAAAATCAAAGACGGCTTGGGTACAAACTGGCGCTACCTTGGGTGAAGTCTATTCTGCCATTGCAAACAGCTCGCCTAACCTGGCGTTTCCTGCTGGAGTTTGCCACACGGTTGGATCCGGCGGTCATATTGCTGGCGGAGGGCTGAGCTTCCTGTCGAGAAAATACGGCCTTGCAGCCGATAATGTGTTGGATGCACTGCTGATAAATGCGTCAGGAAAGGTGATGGATAAGAACACCATGGGTAAAGATGTCTTTTGGGCTCTGAGAGGCGGCGGTGGCGGTAGCTGGGGAGTTGTATATGCTTGGAAACTCCAGCTGGTGAGCGTTCCCACCATTTTGACGGCTTTCACAGTGTTAAAAACCGGGGCCGATAATGTCACGGAGGCTGTCCATAGATGGCAATACGTGGGTCCTCAAATGGAGGAAGATATCTTCATGCGAGTACAGTTCTTCGGCATAAAAGTAAACAACAGCACAACCATCAGAGCGTCGTTCCATGGAATATACCTGGGACGTCAGACCGAGCTTGTGACTAAAATGGGCAAGATCTTCCCCGAGTTGGGAATGGTGACTGCACATTGTAAAGAAATGAAATGGATAGAGACAATTGGCAACTTTGATAGCATCAATGTGAGCCAGATGACCAACAGATATTACACCAACAAAGTTTTCTTCAAAATCAAGTCAGATTTTGGAAAAAAACCTCTGACAAAAGCCGCTTTGAGAGGACTGTGGTCGATAATGGAAGAGGAGGTTAGCGCCTACGCCATTTTCTCTCCTCTAGGAGGTATAATGAACATGATTCCCTCGACTGCGTTGCCGTTTCCTCAGCGGAAGGGTACATTGTTCGATGTTCAGTATAAGGTAACCTGGACCAATAAAAGTGAGGATGATCACTACATTGAATGGATGAGGAAGCTTCACAAATATATGAAGCCTTATGTTTCCCATTCTCCGAGGGCTTCGTATGTCAATTATCTCGACCTTGATCTGGGCAGTGCCTTCAACGGGAGTGCTTCTGTTGAAAAGGCGAGAGCTTGGGGTGACAAGTACTTCCATCACAACTACAACAGGCTTGTAAGGGCAAAAACCCAAGTCGATCCCATGAATTACTTCAGAAACTCTCAGAGCATTCCTCCTCTCGCGAATTAG